One Fibrobacter sp. UWH6 genomic window carries:
- a CDS encoding FISUMP domain-containing protein — translation MNRLLPFALALFAATMFFTACGDDDSSSFVEPEKESSSSEILSSGDGTSDGNGDKSSSSVSSSTTNSSSSAKSSSSVNSSAGGSSAKSSSSGKNTSASSSAGGFSSSLPKELQCLVECTETCEGETYWHGSDYQMICHGGQWLNLDSMEQANAPSSSSYFDMTEQFNPDVKYGDFTDPRDGKKYRTVSLYDDVYERTLVFFVENLNYGERVPGGTVQGKGTKYCYDDDPWYCDNGWGGLYTWSNAMGFPAVCDSVSIEADACAQKFEYPSGYIEPANYVQHQGICPEGWHVVNGGEWAYLDQKTGDSFAYYMGSKVAGFGSKNSYGLSILPAGYWQEKKFEHITESVGYYLPQQHKSQEDVAQAAYVNKNSFSRSGGALKTNALSIRCVKNY, via the coding sequence ATGAATCGACTGTTACCTTTTGCCCTGGCCCTGTTCGCGGCAACCATGTTCTTTACCGCCTGCGGTGACGACGACAGCAGCAGCTTCGTTGAACCGGAAAAGGAATCCTCGTCTAGCGAAATCCTGAGCAGCGGCGACGGGACCAGTGACGGCAATGGAGACAAATCTAGCAGCAGTGTCTCGTCTTCGACTACGAACAGCTCTTCCTCTGCGAAATCGAGTTCCAGCGTAAATTCGTCGGCTGGAGGCAGCAGCGCAAAATCTTCAAGTTCCGGCAAGAATACGAGCGCATCGAGTAGTGCGGGTGGATTTTCCAGTTCCTTGCCTAAAGAATTACAATGCCTAGTGGAATGTACAGAAACTTGTGAGGGGGAAACCTATTGGCATGGGAGCGATTATCAAATGATTTGCCATGGAGGGCAATGGCTTAATCTAGATTCCATGGAACAGGCAAATGCGCCGAGCAGCAGTAGCTATTTTGACATGACGGAACAATTCAATCCGGATGTCAAGTACGGAGATTTTACGGACCCGCGTGACGGGAAAAAATACCGTACGGTAAGCTTATATGATGATGTTTATGAACGAACGTTGGTCTTTTTTGTAGAAAATTTGAATTACGGTGAGAGGGTGCCAGGCGGTACGGTTCAGGGAAAAGGGACCAAGTACTGTTACGATGATGACCCGTGGTATTGTGACAACGGTTGGGGTGGGCTCTATACTTGGAGCAACGCAATGGGCTTTCCTGCCGTATGCGATTCGGTGTCTATTGAAGCGGATGCTTGTGCGCAAAAGTTTGAATATCCAAGCGGATATATTGAACCAGCGAATTATGTCCAACATCAGGGAATCTGCCCGGAAGGATGGCATGTTGTGAATGGGGGCGAATGGGCGTACTTGGACCAAAAAACAGGGGATAGTTTCGCCTACTATATGGGTTCGAAGGTTGCCGGATTTGGTAGCAAGAATTCTTACGGGTTATCGATATTGCCAGCCGGGTATTGGCAAGAAAAAAAATTCGAACACATTACTGAGTCTGTGGGCTATTATCTGCCGCAACAACATAAAAGTCAAGAGGATGTTGCTCAAGCGGCCTATGTTAACAAAAATTCTTTTAGTCGGAGTGGAGGGGCTCTTAAGACAAATGCTCTTTCCATCCGCTGTGTAAAAAACTACTAA
- a CDS encoding FISUMP domain-containing protein, whose translation MKRLLPFALALFAATMFFTACGDDDSSSFVEPEKESSSSEILSSGATLSGDSHEGSSPSSCSSKDDKSSSSVSSSSTNSSSSAKSNSSTDSMSSSSSDDMFLFSSSSFPKELMCFVECTEDCEGVTYHHKDGFQMICRSGQWLNLDSMENANTSSSSYFDMTNQFNEKVSYGEFTDPRDGQKYRTVSLKDGIYYTDTLVYFAENLNFGKMIAGGTLQGDSTKYCYDDDPWYCENGWGGLYTWSNAMNLPSVCDSVSLGSEQCNYSFARDKDGKLIDGEIIHQGLCPDGWHIANDGEWANLQTKSSNSVAYYMGSKVAGFGSNNYGLSILPAGYWQLGKFDQIKLSAGFYLPQQHNSNEIAGRAVYVEKNFFERSGGASKIHALSIRCVKNY comes from the coding sequence ATGAAACGATTGCTACCATTTGCCCTGGCCCTGTTCGCGGCAACCATGTTCTTTACCGCCTGCGGTGACGACGACAGCAGCAGCTTCGTTGAACCGGAAAAGGAATCCTCGTCTAGCGAAATCCTGAGCAGCGGCGCTACCCTGAGTGGCGACAGCCACGAAGGCTCTAGCCCCTCGTCTTGCAGCAGCAAAGATGACAAGTCTAGCAGTAGCGTTTCGTCTTCGTCAACGAACAGCTCTTCCTCCGCAAAATCAAACTCGTCCACGGACTCCATGAGCAGTTCTTCAAGTGATGATATGTTTTTGTTTAGTTCAAGTTCCTTTCCTAAAGAGTTGATGTGTTTTGTTGAGTGTACGGAAGATTGTGAAGGAGTGACCTATCATCATAAAGATGGTTTCCAGATGATTTGCCGTAGTGGACAATGGCTTAATCTTGATTCCATGGAAAATGCGAATACGTCTAGCAGTAGTTACTTTGATATGACAAACCAGTTTAACGAGAAGGTGTCTTACGGCGAGTTCACCGACCCTCGCGACGGACAGAAGTATCGGACGGTTAGCCTGAAGGATGGCATCTATTATACGGACACGCTTGTGTATTTCGCGGAAAATCTCAATTTTGGAAAGATGATTGCGGGCGGCACGCTACAGGGCGACTCGACCAAGTACTGCTACGATGACGACCCGTGGTACTGCGAGAACGGCTGGGGCGGACTCTATACCTGGAGCAACGCCATGAACCTTCCTTCGGTCTGTGATTCTGTCTCGCTGGGGTCAGAACAATGCAATTATTCTTTTGCTCGAGACAAAGATGGAAAATTGATTGACGGTGAAATCATTCACCAGGGGCTTTGCCCGGATGGCTGGCATATAGCGAATGATGGCGAATGGGCGAATCTTCAGACAAAAAGCAGCAACAGCGTCGCGTACTACATGGGCTCGAAGGTCGCCGGCTTCGGTAGCAACAACTACGGCCTGTCGATACTGCCTGCGGGGTATTGGCAGTTGGGAAAATTTGACCAAATTAAGTTGTCTGCAGGTTTTTATCTTCCTCAACAGCATAATAGTAATGAAATTGCTGGTCGTGCAGTATATGTGGAAAAGAATTTTTTTGAACGATCGGGGGGAGCTAGTAAGATTCACGCTCTTTCCATCCGCTGTGTAAAAAACTACTAA
- a CDS encoding DUF3467 domain-containing protein → MNEKKENKAANSLPEVVWNDGNMKSLYVNATNVVGGREEIMMLLGLNQAWNMNQGKVNVEIAERVVMTPYTAKRLAIMLGATLNAYEAKFGKIDIGMQAAAPAEKPKKA, encoded by the coding sequence ATGAACGAAAAAAAAGAAAATAAAGCGGCCAACTCCCTTCCAGAAGTAGTCTGGAACGACGGCAACATGAAAAGCCTTTACGTGAACGCAACGAACGTCGTGGGCGGCCGTGAAGAAATCATGATGCTTCTGGGCTTGAATCAGGCCTGGAACATGAACCAGGGCAAGGTGAACGTGGAAATAGCCGAGCGCGTGGTGATGACCCCGTACACGGCCAAGCGCCTCGCCATCATGCTTGGGGCCACCTTGAATGCCTACGAAGCGAAATTCGGAAAGATTGACATCGGCATGCAGGCGGCAGCCCCTGCCGAAAAGCCGAAGAAGGCTTAA